A section of the Streptomyces sp. NBC_01591 genome encodes:
- a CDS encoding ABC transporter ATP-binding protein — translation MSSKDPLLDVSGLTKHFPIKGGFPIRRTVGAVQAVDGLDFTVAEGESLGLVGESGCGKSTTGRLITRLLEPTAGRISYRGQDITHASRKELAPVRSEIQMIFQDPYASLNPRQTVGKIITAPMEINDINPAGGREARVRELLETVGLNPEHYNRFPHEFSGGQRQRIGVARALALEPKLIVADEPVSALDVSIQAQVVNLLQKLQKELGIAFLFIAHDLAIVRHFSQRVAVMYLGKIVEIADREDLYGNPRHPYTRALLSAVPEATADETPARERILLTGDVPSPVNPPSGCRFRTRCWKATDKCASEAPPLVRVEGSREGHLTACHYPEDTRTVAAVPKARDAASGPKPGKNKTTEDPKAGA, via the coding sequence ATGAGCAGCAAAGATCCCCTCCTGGACGTCTCCGGACTCACCAAGCACTTCCCGATCAAGGGCGGCTTCCCGATCCGGCGGACGGTCGGTGCCGTCCAGGCCGTCGACGGGCTGGACTTCACCGTCGCCGAGGGCGAGAGCCTGGGCCTCGTCGGCGAATCCGGCTGCGGCAAGTCGACCACGGGCCGGCTGATCACCCGGCTGCTGGAGCCGACGGCCGGCCGGATCTCCTACCGCGGGCAGGACATCACCCACGCCTCGCGCAAGGAGCTGGCCCCGGTCCGCTCCGAGATCCAGATGATCTTCCAGGACCCGTACGCCTCGCTGAACCCGCGGCAGACCGTCGGCAAGATCATCACCGCGCCGATGGAGATCAACGACATCAACCCGGCGGGCGGCCGCGAGGCGCGCGTACGGGAGCTGCTGGAGACCGTCGGGCTCAACCCGGAGCACTACAACCGCTTCCCGCACGAATTCTCCGGCGGTCAGCGCCAGCGCATCGGGGTCGCCCGCGCGCTCGCCCTGGAGCCGAAGCTGATCGTGGCCGACGAGCCGGTCTCGGCGCTGGACGTGTCGATCCAGGCCCAGGTGGTGAACCTGCTGCAGAAGCTGCAGAAGGAACTCGGCATCGCGTTCCTGTTCATCGCCCACGACCTGGCCATCGTGCGCCACTTCTCGCAGCGCGTGGCGGTCATGTACCTCGGCAAGATCGTGGAGATCGCCGACCGCGAGGACCTGTACGGCAACCCGCGCCACCCGTACACCCGGGCGCTGCTCTCGGCCGTGCCCGAGGCGACCGCCGACGAGACGCCGGCCCGTGAGCGCATCCTCCTCACCGGCGATGTCCCCTCCCCCGTCAACCCGCCGTCGGGCTGCCGCTTCCGTACCCGTTGCTGGAAGGCGACGGACAAGTGCGCGAGCGAGGCCCCGCCGCTGGTACGGGTGGAGGGCAGCCGGGAAGGCCATCTGACGGCCTGCCACTACCCCGAGGACACCCGGACCGTCGCGGCCGTCCCGAAGGCCCGTGACGCCGCGTCCGGACCGAAGCCCGGCAAGAACAAGACCACCGAAGACCCCAAGGCCGGGGCCTGA
- a CDS encoding ABC transporter permease: protein MFRFLIRRAIGALVILLIISAITFVLFYVAPRDPARVACGKVCTPETLALVRRNLGIADPLPVQYWHWLQAVFVGRDYTSFGHCPAPCLGYSFHNREPVLGTILDRLPTTLSLSVGSAVVFVVFGVGTGMLAAVKQGKMLDKVASSMSLIFSSMQIYIVGVIAMYYLADQWHILSRPKDVPFTESPSAWFSGLLLPWLVLALIFTANYTRMTRSQLVETLSEDYVRTARAKGLSRRTVFFRFAWRGAMGPIVTIFGLDIGLLLGGAIITEKTFGLHGIGALSVKAVADNDLPLILGVVLVAAAAIVVFNIIVDAVYALIDPRVRLA from the coding sequence ATGTTCCGCTTCCTCATCCGCCGGGCAATCGGCGCACTGGTCATCCTGCTGATCATCAGTGCCATCACTTTCGTCCTCTTCTACGTCGCGCCCCGCGACCCAGCTCGTGTGGCCTGCGGCAAGGTGTGCACGCCCGAGACGCTGGCACTGGTCAGGCGTAACCTCGGCATAGCCGACCCGCTGCCCGTGCAGTACTGGCACTGGCTGCAGGCCGTGTTCGTCGGCCGGGACTACACCTCGTTCGGGCACTGCCCCGCGCCGTGCCTGGGCTACTCCTTCCACAACCGTGAGCCGGTCCTCGGCACCATCCTGGACCGCCTCCCGACGACGCTCTCCCTCTCCGTCGGCAGCGCGGTCGTCTTCGTGGTCTTCGGTGTGGGCACCGGCATGCTCGCCGCGGTCAAGCAGGGCAAGATGCTGGACAAGGTGGCGTCCTCGATGTCGCTGATCTTCTCCTCGATGCAGATCTACATCGTCGGCGTGATCGCCATGTACTACCTCGCCGACCAGTGGCACATCCTGAGCCGGCCCAAGGACGTCCCCTTCACCGAGAGCCCGTCCGCCTGGTTCTCCGGGCTGCTGCTCCCCTGGCTGGTACTGGCGCTGATCTTCACCGCCAACTACACCCGCATGACTCGCTCCCAGCTCGTCGAGACGCTGAGCGAGGACTATGTGCGCACCGCACGCGCCAAGGGCCTCTCCCGGCGGACGGTGTTCTTCCGGTTCGCCTGGCGCGGCGCCATGGGTCCGATCGTCACCATCTTCGGCCTCGACATCGGCCTCCTCCTGGGCGGTGCGATCATCACCGAGAAGACCTTCGGTCTGCACGGCATCGGAGCGCTCTCCGTCAAGGCGGTCGCCGACAACGACCTGCCGTTGATCCTCGGCGTCGTCCTGGTCGCGGCAGCGGCGATCGTCGTCTTCAACATCATCGTCGACGCCGTCTACGCCCTCATCGACCCGCGCGTCCGTCTCGCCTAG
- a CDS encoding ABC transporter permease: protein MGRYVARRLLQMIPVFIGTTLIIFLMVHILPGDPIRAMWGDKAADPAQVASLRHEFGLDQPLWKQYVDYMANLFQGDFGKTFGGREVIDEMSESFPVTLRLTAVAMIIEIIVGIGLGAWAGLRAGKAADTGVLIFTLIVISIPVFVLGFLARFVLADQLGWVAPNVQDSTDYAQLFLPGFVLAMLSMAYVARLTRTTFAENLRADYMRTAMAKGLPRRRIVGVHLLRNSLIPVVTFLGTDIGGFIGGAVVTEGIFNVQGVGNLLFKALQQREGSTIVGVVTVFVLVILVINLLVDLLYAVLDPRIRYA, encoded by the coding sequence ATGGGGCGTTACGTCGCAAGGCGACTGCTCCAGATGATCCCGGTATTCATCGGGACCACTCTGATTATTTTCCTCATGGTCCACATCCTTCCCGGCGACCCAATCCGGGCGATGTGGGGAGACAAGGCGGCAGACCCCGCACAGGTCGCGTCGCTGCGCCATGAGTTCGGACTCGACCAGCCACTGTGGAAGCAGTACGTCGACTACATGGCGAATCTCTTCCAGGGCGACTTCGGCAAGACCTTCGGTGGTCGCGAAGTCATCGACGAGATGTCCGAGTCCTTCCCGGTGACCCTGCGGCTGACCGCCGTGGCGATGATCATCGAGATCATCGTCGGCATCGGGCTCGGCGCCTGGGCAGGTCTGCGGGCCGGCAAGGCAGCCGACACAGGCGTGCTGATCTTCACCCTGATCGTCATCTCGATCCCGGTGTTCGTGCTCGGCTTCCTCGCCCGCTTCGTCCTCGCGGACCAACTCGGCTGGGTGGCCCCGAACGTCCAGGACTCCACGGACTACGCGCAGTTGTTCCTGCCAGGCTTCGTACTCGCCATGCTCTCCATGGCGTACGTGGCCCGGCTGACCCGCACGACGTTCGCGGAGAACCTGCGCGCGGACTACATGCGCACCGCCATGGCCAAGGGCCTGCCGCGGCGCCGCATCGTCGGCGTCCACCTGCTGCGCAACTCGCTGATCCCGGTCGTCACCTTCCTCGGAACGGACATCGGCGGATTCATCGGCGGCGCGGTCGTCACCGAGGGCATCTTCAATGTCCAGGGTGTCGGAAACCTGCTCTTCAAGGCGCTGCAGCAGCGCGAGGGCTCGACGATCGTCGGCGTCGTCACGGTCTTCGTCCTCGTCATCCTTGTGATCAACCTGCTCGTCGACCTGCTGTACGCGGTCCTGGACCCGAGGATCCGTTATGCCTGA
- a CDS encoding ABC transporter ATP-binding protein, whose product MTIMDKTADIPAPRAGGSDDAPLLEVRDLHVEFHTRDGVAKAVNGVNYSVDSGETLAVLGESGSGKSVTAQAIMGILDMPPGKIPQGQILYRGQDMLTMSNEERRKIRGQKIAMIFQDALSSLNPVLSVGYQLGEMFRVHQGLSKKQAKLKAVELMERVKIPAAKQRVGDYPHQFSGGMRQRIMIAMALALEPDLIIADEPTTALDVTVQAQVMDLLKELQTEFNMGLILITHDLGVVADVADKIAVMYAGRIVETAPVHELYKRPAHPYTRGLLDSIPRLDQKGQELYAIKGLPPNLLKIPSGCAFNPRCPKAEDICRTDIPALVPVSEQDGSELPGRGSACHFWKETIHG is encoded by the coding sequence GTGACCATCATGGACAAGACAGCAGACATCCCGGCGCCCCGCGCCGGGGGGTCGGACGACGCACCGCTCCTCGAAGTGCGCGACCTGCACGTGGAGTTCCACACGCGTGACGGTGTCGCCAAGGCCGTCAACGGTGTGAACTACAGCGTCGACTCGGGCGAGACCCTGGCCGTGCTCGGTGAGTCCGGTTCCGGCAAGTCCGTGACCGCTCAGGCGATCATGGGCATTCTCGACATGCCGCCCGGCAAGATCCCGCAGGGCCAGATCCTGTACCGCGGCCAGGACATGCTCACCATGAGCAACGAGGAGCGGCGGAAGATCCGTGGCCAGAAGATCGCGATGATCTTCCAGGACGCGCTCTCCTCGCTCAACCCCGTGCTCTCGGTCGGCTACCAGCTCGGCGAGATGTTCCGTGTCCACCAGGGACTCTCCAAGAAGCAGGCCAAGCTCAAGGCCGTCGAGCTGATGGAGCGGGTCAAGATCCCCGCCGCCAAGCAGCGGGTCGGCGACTATCCGCACCAGTTCTCCGGCGGTATGCGCCAGCGCATCATGATCGCCATGGCACTGGCGCTGGAGCCGGACCTGATCATCGCGGACGAGCCGACCACCGCGCTCGACGTGACGGTCCAGGCCCAGGTCATGGACCTGCTCAAGGAGCTCCAGACCGAGTTCAACATGGGTCTGATCCTGATCACCCACGACCTCGGCGTCGTCGCCGACGTCGCGGACAAGATCGCGGTCATGTACGCGGGCCGGATCGTCGAGACGGCACCGGTGCACGAGCTCTACAAGCGGCCCGCGCACCCGTACACCCGCGGCCTGCTCGACTCGATCCCGCGCCTGGACCAGAAGGGCCAGGAGCTCTACGCGATCAAGGGTCTGCCGCCCAACCTGCTCAAGATTCCCTCCGGCTGCGCCTTCAACCCGAGGTGCCCCAAGGCCGAGGACATCTGCCGCACGGACATTCCGGCTCTGGTCCCGGTGTCCGAGCAGGACGGCAGCGAGCTGCCCGGCCGCGGCAGCGCGTGCCATTTCTGGAAGGAGACGATCCATGGCTGA
- a CDS encoding ABC transporter substrate-binding protein produces the protein MSLSRRNFVIATSVAAGGSMVLSACSSGSTAKKSGGAGHGGADKYTGAVVVGTKADSTGPAAEIPGAKKGGTIRGIAPDDFSHLDPQRIYFSWNSAVGDLFIRCLTGYKIAADGSMKLVGDLATDAGTMADGGKTWTFTLKDGLKWEDGKELTIDDVRHGIERGFAGFTTEGAGYTQTALTGTADFRSKYKGPFGGKHLDSVVTDAKAKTITFKLAEARPDLNFTLAMTSYGAVPVKGDTKEKYDKDPMSCGPYRIKAHSIDKSMTLVRNPHWDPNTDSIRNAYPDSFIYEFGPEALQAADRMIADDGDDKYAVMAYSGVPAERIQKVLTDPELKKRTFNGLLTGIYYYAINTKRITDLKVRQAIIHAWPLEQIRKIYGGPSAGDFATSILSPDIVGYAKDDVYGKLKKPQGDPEAAKKLLKEAGKEGQKVVYAFPTSNIYNKTKVVIENALKAAGFTPVMKPLDSTSYYDQIQQIDNQFDVMWFGWSPDWPTGYTLMQPLFDGGTIANGANNISQLNVDWVNEAIKKNVVIADPAEAGKAWAALDKRIMTEEAPIIPETFQRRFYLHGEKVGGAMFHPQYSSAVFYKLFVKA, from the coding sequence ATGTCCCTTTCCCGCAGAAACTTCGTCATCGCCACGTCGGTCGCCGCCGGCGGTTCGATGGTCCTCTCCGCGTGCAGCAGCGGCAGCACGGCCAAGAAGAGCGGCGGCGCCGGACACGGCGGCGCCGACAAGTACACCGGCGCGGTCGTGGTCGGCACGAAGGCCGACTCCACCGGTCCGGCCGCCGAGATACCGGGCGCGAAGAAGGGCGGCACGATCCGCGGCATCGCCCCGGACGACTTCTCGCACCTCGACCCGCAGCGCATCTACTTCTCGTGGAACTCCGCGGTCGGTGACCTCTTCATCCGCTGCCTGACCGGTTACAAGATCGCGGCGGACGGCTCGATGAAGCTGGTCGGCGACCTCGCCACCGACGCGGGCACCATGGCCGACGGCGGCAAGACCTGGACCTTCACCCTGAAGGACGGTCTGAAGTGGGAGGACGGCAAGGAGCTCACCATCGATGACGTGCGCCACGGCATCGAGCGCGGCTTCGCCGGCTTCACCACCGAGGGCGCGGGCTACACCCAGACCGCGCTGACCGGCACGGCCGACTTCCGCTCGAAGTACAAGGGCCCGTTCGGCGGCAAGCACCTCGACTCGGTCGTGACCGACGCCAAGGCGAAGACGATCACGTTCAAGCTGGCCGAGGCCCGCCCGGACCTCAACTTCACCCTGGCGATGACCTCCTACGGCGCCGTCCCGGTCAAGGGCGACACCAAGGAGAAGTACGACAAGGACCCGATGAGCTGCGGTCCGTACCGCATCAAGGCGCACTCCATCGACAAGTCGATGACGCTGGTGCGCAACCCGCACTGGGACCCCAACACGGACTCGATCCGCAACGCGTACCCGGACAGCTTCATCTACGAGTTCGGCCCCGAGGCCCTGCAGGCCGCCGACCGGATGATCGCCGACGACGGCGACGACAAGTACGCGGTCATGGCGTACAGCGGGGTCCCGGCCGAGCGCATCCAGAAGGTCCTCACCGACCCCGAGCTGAAGAAGCGCACCTTCAACGGTCTGCTGACCGGCATCTACTACTACGCGATCAACACCAAGCGGATCACCGACCTGAAGGTCCGTCAGGCCATCATCCACGCCTGGCCGCTGGAGCAGATCCGCAAGATCTACGGTGGCCCCTCGGCCGGTGACTTCGCGACGTCCATCCTCAGCCCCGACATCGTCGGCTATGCCAAGGACGACGTCTACGGCAAGCTGAAGAAGCCGCAGGGCGACCCGGAGGCGGCGAAGAAGCTGCTGAAGGAGGCCGGCAAGGAAGGCCAGAAGGTCGTCTACGCCTTCCCCACGAGCAACATCTACAACAAGACCAAGGTCGTCATCGAGAACGCCCTCAAGGCGGCCGGTTTCACCCCGGTCATGAAGCCGCTGGACTCCACCAGCTACTACGACCAGATCCAGCAGATCGACAACCAGTTCGACGTGATGTGGTTCGGCTGGTCCCCGGACTGGCCGACCGGCTACACGCTGATGCAGCCGCTGTTCGACGGCGGCACGATCGCCAACGGCGCCAACAACATCTCGCAGCTGAACGTCGACTGGGTCAACGAGGCGATCAAGAAGAACGTCGTCATCGCCGACCCGGCGGAGGCCGGTAAGGCCTGGGCCGCCCTGGACAAGCGGATCATGACGGAGGAGGCGCCGATCATCCCCGAGACGTTCCAGCGCCGCTTCTACCTGCACGGCGAGAAGGTCGGCGGCGCCATGTTCCACCCGCAGTACTCCTCCGCCGTCTTCTACAAGCTGTTCGTGAAGGCCTGA
- a CDS encoding ABC transporter permease, whose product MPDATKTQTETEAVADATAAPSAATGKTEDKPRSLSGDAWFALSHRPMFWISSILLLLLLIIAAFPGLFTGADPRDGDLTNHFLTKPELGHFFQADWFGYDGQGRSIYARVIYGTRASILVGVGVTAAVTLVGGLLGMLAGYFGGWLDSIISRVTDIFFGIPFLLGAMVVLNAFTERKVYVVILALAFLGWTSICRVMRASVITAKQADYVTAARALGAGTPRILFRHVLPNALAPTIVVATIALGGYISAEATLSFLGLGLADPTISWGIDIAEGSQAIRDNPHALLFPAGMLSLTVFAFIMLGDAVRDALDPKLR is encoded by the coding sequence ATGCCTGACGCGACCAAGACCCAGACCGAGACCGAAGCGGTGGCGGACGCCACCGCCGCTCCCTCGGCCGCCACGGGCAAGACCGAGGACAAGCCGCGCAGCCTCTCGGGCGACGCGTGGTTCGCCCTGAGCCACCGCCCGATGTTCTGGATCTCCTCGATCCTGCTGCTGCTCCTGCTGATCATCGCGGCGTTCCCGGGGCTCTTCACCGGCGCCGACCCGCGCGACGGCGACCTGACCAACCACTTCCTGACCAAGCCGGAGCTGGGGCACTTCTTCCAGGCCGACTGGTTCGGTTACGACGGTCAGGGACGCTCGATCTACGCGCGTGTCATCTACGGCACCCGCGCCTCGATCCTGGTCGGCGTCGGCGTCACCGCCGCGGTCACCCTGGTCGGCGGCCTGCTGGGCATGCTCGCCGGATACTTCGGCGGCTGGCTCGACTCCATCATTTCCCGGGTCACCGACATCTTCTTCGGTATCCCCTTCCTGCTCGGCGCGATGGTCGTCCTGAACGCCTTCACCGAGCGCAAGGTGTACGTGGTGATCCTGGCCCTGGCCTTCCTGGGCTGGACCTCGATCTGCCGTGTGATGCGGGCCTCCGTCATCACCGCGAAGCAGGCGGACTACGTGACGGCGGCGCGCGCGCTCGGCGCCGGCACCCCGCGGATCCTCTTCCGGCACGTCCTGCCGAACGCGCTCGCCCCGACGATCGTCGTGGCCACCATCGCGCTCGGCGGGTACATCTCGGCCGAGGCGACGCTCTCGTTCCTCGGACTCGGGCTCGCGGACCCGACGATCTCGTGGGGCATCGACATCGCCGAGGGCAGCCAGGCCATCCGGGACAACCCGCATGCGCTGCTGTTCCCGGCAGGAATGCTCAGCCTCACGGTCTTCGCGTTCATCATGCTCGGCGACGCGGTACGCGACGCCCTCGACCCGAAGCTGCGCTGA
- a CDS encoding ABC transporter ATP-binding protein yields the protein MVKAVDGLSFDIEKGRTLGIVGESGSGKSVTNLTILGLHHPDHTEIEGEILLDGQDLLAASERELERLRGNKMAMIFQDALASLSPYHTIGKQIGETYRKHTGASKREARARAVEMLTKVGIPQPDLRVDDYPHQFSGGMRQRAMIAMALVCDPELLIADEPTTALDVTVQAQIMDLLKDLQQETGTSIIFITHDLGVIADIADDVLVMYGGRCVERGTKKEVLRAPQHPYTWGLLGSMPSLEGPVDVPLSPIPGSPPSLLNPPTGCRFHPRCTFTEQVGGKRCATDQPPLELTAGRGAACHLSTEQRAEFFADFAGTRPN from the coding sequence ATGGTCAAGGCCGTCGACGGGCTGTCCTTCGACATCGAGAAGGGCAGGACGCTCGGCATCGTCGGCGAGTCCGGTTCCGGCAAGTCCGTCACCAACCTGACCATCCTCGGGCTGCACCACCCCGACCACACCGAGATCGAGGGCGAGATCCTCCTCGACGGGCAGGATCTGCTGGCTGCCTCGGAGCGGGAGCTGGAGCGGCTGCGCGGCAACAAGATGGCCATGATCTTCCAGGACGCGCTGGCCTCGCTGTCGCCGTACCACACCATCGGAAAGCAGATCGGCGAGACGTACCGCAAGCACACCGGCGCCTCCAAGCGGGAGGCCAGAGCGCGGGCCGTGGAGATGCTCACCAAGGTGGGCATCCCGCAGCCCGATCTGCGGGTGGACGACTATCCGCACCAGTTCTCCGGCGGCATGCGCCAGCGCGCGATGATCGCCATGGCGCTGGTCTGCGACCCGGAGCTGCTGATCGCGGACGAGCCGACCACCGCGCTGGACGTCACCGTGCAGGCCCAGATCATGGACCTGCTGAAGGACCTCCAGCAGGAGACCGGCACCTCGATCATCTTCATCACCCACGACCTCGGTGTCATCGCCGACATCGCGGACGACGTGCTGGTGATGTACGGCGGGCGCTGTGTCGAGCGCGGTACGAAGAAGGAAGTGCTGCGGGCGCCCCAGCACCCGTACACCTGGGGTTTGCTGGGGTCCATGCCGAGCCTCGAAGGGCCGGTCGACGTACCGCTGTCGCCGATCCCCGGCTCCCCGCCGAGCCTCCTCAACCCGCCGACCGGCTGCCGCTTCCACCCCCGGTGCACGTTCACCGAGCAGGTCGGCGGCAAGCGCTGCGCGACCGACCAGCCGCCGCTGGAGCTCACCGCCGGGCGCGGCGCCGCCTGCCACCTCTCCACGGAGCAGCGCGCCGAGTTCTTCGCAGACTTCGCCGGCACCCGGCCCAACTGA
- a CDS encoding ABC transporter ATP-binding protein yields the protein MAELDKTDGSMDATPNVTDVVAVDVTDETAAVAALEAPVERGEPILQVRNLVKHFPLSQGILFKRQVGAVKAVDGVSFDLYQGETLGIVGESGCGKSTVARLLMALETATSGEVFYKGQDITRLSGRALKAVRRNIQMVFQDPYTSLNPRMTVGDIIGEPFDIHPEVAPKGDRRTKVQELLDVVGLNPEYINRYPHQFSGGQRQRIGIARGLALNPEIIVCDEPVSALDVSVQAQVINLMEKLQDEFNLSYLFIAHDLSIVRHISDRVGVMYLGKMAEIGTDAEIYDHPTHPYTQALLSAVPVPDPEARERGERIILTGDVPSPANPPSGCSFRTRCWKAQDKCSTELPLLAVPERFKGSDTPAAHESACHFAEEKDVIGAAS from the coding sequence ATGGCTGAGCTCGACAAGACGGACGGTTCCATGGACGCCACCCCGAACGTCACCGACGTCGTGGCCGTCGACGTCACGGACGAGACGGCCGCGGTCGCCGCGCTCGAGGCCCCGGTGGAGCGCGGTGAGCCGATCCTCCAGGTGCGCAATCTGGTCAAGCACTTTCCGCTGAGCCAGGGCATCCTGTTCAAGCGCCAGGTCGGCGCGGTCAAGGCCGTGGACGGGGTCTCCTTCGACCTCTACCAGGGCGAGACGCTCGGCATCGTCGGCGAGTCCGGCTGTGGCAAGTCCACGGTCGCGCGGCTGCTGATGGCGCTGGAGACGGCCACGTCCGGCGAGGTCTTCTACAAGGGCCAGGACATCACCCGGCTGTCCGGCCGCGCGCTGAAGGCGGTCCGCCGGAACATCCAGATGGTGTTCCAGGACCCGTACACCTCGCTGAACCCGCGCATGACGGTCGGCGACATCATCGGCGAGCCCTTCGACATCCACCCCGAGGTGGCCCCGAAGGGCGACCGGCGGACCAAGGTCCAGGAGCTGCTGGACGTCGTCGGCCTCAACCCGGAGTACATCAACCGGTACCCGCACCAGTTCTCCGGCGGTCAGCGCCAGCGCATCGGCATCGCCCGCGGTCTCGCGCTCAACCCGGAGATCATCGTCTGCGACGAGCCGGTCTCCGCGCTCGACGTGTCGGTGCAGGCGCAGGTCATCAACCTGATGGAGAAGCTCCAGGACGAGTTCAACCTCTCCTACCTCTTCATCGCGCACGACCTGTCGATCGTCCGGCACATCTCCGACCGGGTCGGCGTGATGTACCTCGGCAAGATGGCCGAGATCGGTACGGACGCGGAGATCTACGACCACCCGACGCACCCCTACACCCAGGCGCTGCTGTCGGCGGTCCCGGTCCCGGACCCCGAGGCCCGTGAGCGCGGCGAGCGGATCATCCTCACCGGTGACGTCCCGTCGCCGGCGAACCCGCCGTCGGGCTGCAGCTTCCGTACGCGGTGCTGGAAGGCCCAGGACAAGTGCTCCACGGAACTGCCGCTGCTGGCCGTCCCCGAGCGCTTCAAGGGCTCGGACACCCCCGCGGCGCACGAGTCGGCCTGCCACTTCGCCGAGGAGAAGGACGTCATCGGCGCGGCCTCGTAG
- a CDS encoding peptide ABC transporter substrate-binding protein translates to MRGAKSAKWVAGAAVIALAATACGGNDKDSDSGMNSGKADPNGILTAQLGEPQNPLQPANAKESQGSRVLRTVFSGLVDYEPGTGKLEYINAESVTPNADSSVWTVKLKPGWKFHDGTTVTSKSFVDSWNWSANVKNNQTNSSWFQDIKGYDDVHPAKGKPKADKMSGLKIVDDNTFTITLTGSVSYFAYKLGYDVWAPLPESFFKDPAAAGQKPIGNGPYKFVSWDHKKLIKVRKFDGYQGPNKAKNGGIDFKNYTTADAAYSDLRSNNLDWIEQIPTTSLTSYKQDLGDRAIDAEYSAVQSIVPAFYTDQFKDIDPKVVQGLSMAIDRDTITKTVLHGTRTPADSYVARGVIGYKPGALGDIVKYDPAKAKKLIQEGGGVPGNKISIQFNADQSHKPWVDAVCNSIRKATGVECTGDSKPDFQADLNARDNKQVKSMYRGGWVLDYPVNSNFMRDLYGTTAAGNTSGYSNKEFDELAAKADKAKTLDETVKMYQEAEQLLKNDMPAIPLWFYKNNSGQSTNVFGKIVYGQDGDPIFTDVQVKAKK, encoded by the coding sequence ATGCGTGGTGCCAAGAGCGCCAAGTGGGTCGCGGGAGCGGCCGTCATCGCCCTGGCCGCGACCGCTTGTGGTGGTAACGACAAGGACAGCGACAGTGGCATGAACTCCGGCAAGGCGGACCCGAACGGGATCCTGACCGCCCAGCTCGGAGAGCCGCAGAACCCGCTGCAGCCGGCCAACGCCAAGGAGAGCCAGGGCAGCCGTGTCCTGCGCACCGTCTTCTCCGGCCTGGTCGACTACGAGCCCGGCACCGGCAAGCTCGAGTACATCAACGCCGAGTCCGTGACGCCCAACGCGGACTCGTCCGTGTGGACCGTCAAGCTCAAGCCGGGCTGGAAGTTCCACGACGGCACCACGGTCACCTCCAAGTCCTTCGTGGACTCCTGGAACTGGTCGGCCAACGTCAAGAACAACCAGACCAACTCCAGCTGGTTCCAGGACATCAAGGGCTACGACGACGTCCACCCGGCGAAGGGCAAGCCGAAGGCGGACAAGATGTCCGGCCTGAAGATCGTCGACGACAACACCTTCACGATCACCCTGACCGGCTCGGTCTCGTACTTCGCGTACAAGCTGGGTTACGACGTCTGGGCGCCGCTGCCCGAGTCCTTCTTCAAGGACCCGGCCGCCGCTGGCCAGAAGCCGATCGGCAACGGTCCCTACAAGTTCGTCTCGTGGGACCACAAGAAGCTGATCAAGGTCCGGAAGTTCGACGGTTACCAGGGCCCGAACAAGGCCAAGAACGGTGGCATCGACTTCAAGAACTACACCACCGCCGACGCCGCTTACTCGGACCTGCGGTCGAACAACCTCGACTGGATCGAGCAGATCCCGACGACGTCGCTGACGAGCTACAAGCAGGACCTCGGCGACCGTGCCATCGACGCCGAGTACTCCGCGGTGCAGTCGATCGTCCCGGCGTTCTACACGGACCAGTTCAAGGACATCGACCCCAAGGTCGTCCAGGGTCTGTCGATGGCCATCGACCGTGACACGATCACCAAGACCGTGCTGCACGGCACCCGTACTCCGGCCGACTCGTACGTCGCCCGCGGTGTGATCGGCTACAAGCCCGGCGCCCTCGGTGACATCGTGAAGTACGACCCGGCCAAGGCGAAGAAGCTCATCCAGGAGGGTGGCGGCGTCCCGGGCAACAAGATCTCGATCCAGTTCAACGCCGACCAGTCGCACAAGCCGTGGGTCGACGCGGTCTGCAACAGCATCCGCAAGGCCACCGGCGTCGAGTGCACCGGTGACTCCAAGCCGGACTTCCAGGCCGACCTGAACGCGCGTGACAACAAGCAGGTCAAGTCCATGTACCGCGGTGGCTGGGTGCTCGACTACCCGGTCAACTCGAACTTCATGCGCGACCTGTACGGCACGACTGCCGCCGGTAACACCTCGGGCTACTCCAACAAGGAGTTCGACGAGCTCGCCGCGAAGGCCGACAAGGCCAAGACGCTCGACGAGACCGTCAAGATGTACCAGGAGGCCGAGCAGCTCCTGAAGAACGACATGCCGGCCATCCCGCTGTGGTTCTACAAGAACAACTCGGGTCAGTCCACCAACGTCTTCGGCAAGATCGTCTACGGCCAGGACGGCGACCCCATCTTCACCGACGTCCAGGTGAAGGCCAAGAAGTAA